A window of the Gammaproteobacteria bacterium genome harbors these coding sequences:
- the ilvC gene encoding ketol-acid reductoisomerase — MGTYYDKDISSDALAEQRIAIIGFGAQGRSHALNLHDSGADVVIALRADSPSMTAATSMGLTTLELEEAVRTADVVMLLSPDSSHPAIYQSVLEPHLRSGSMLLFAHGYSIHYETLKPRKDLDVCMVAPLGIGDQVRAMYVAGAGVPALLAVHQDFTGQAKRRALAYAALNGHGRAGIIETTIKDETETDLFAEQAILCGGITHLIEAGFETLVEAGYQSELAYFSCLHELKLIIDLIYSRGIAGMRQSISETAEFGDYTRGPRVINERTREEMRAMLKEVQSGAFARELSQEINNNSPVIRKGRAASEAHPITEVGERLRAMMPWIKS; from the coding sequence ATGGGTACATATTACGATAAAGACATCAGCAGCGATGCTTTGGCTGAACAGCGTATTGCCATAATTGGTTTTGGGGCGCAGGGCCGCAGCCATGCCTTGAATTTACATGACTCGGGTGCCGATGTTGTGATTGCATTGCGAGCTGACTCACCATCCATGACGGCAGCCACGTCCATGGGTTTGACTACTCTTGAGCTTGAAGAAGCAGTGCGCACTGCAGATGTAGTAATGCTTTTGAGTCCGGACAGTTCGCATCCGGCAATTTATCAGAGCGTGTTAGAACCACACCTGCGCAGTGGATCAATGCTTTTGTTTGCGCACGGCTACAGTATTCATTATGAAACGCTAAAACCAAGAAAAGATCTGGATGTTTGCATGGTTGCCCCGTTGGGAATCGGCGATCAGGTTCGCGCCATGTACGTAGCGGGGGCAGGGGTTCCCGCCTTGTTAGCCGTGCACCAGGATTTCACCGGGCAAGCCAAACGCCGGGCTCTTGCTTATGCGGCATTGAACGGGCATGGCCGGGCCGGAATCATTGAAACTACGATTAAAGACGAAACCGAAACCGATCTGTTTGCCGAACAGGCTATTTTGTGTGGCGGCATCACGCATTTGATCGAGGCAGGTTTTGAAACCTTGGTTGAAGCAGGATACCAATCGGAACTGGCTTATTTTTCCTGTTTGCATGAGCTGAAACTGATCATTGACCTGATATATTCGCGTGGCATTGCTGGAATGCGTCAATCTATTTCGGAAACAGCGGAGTTTGGTGACTACACGCGAGGGCCGCGTGTCATCAATGAGCGTACACGAGAAGAGATGCGTGCAATGTTAAAGGAAGTGCAATCAGGTGCTTTTGCACGCGAATTATCTCAAGAAATAAACAATAATTCGCCCGTGATCCGAAAAGGTCGTGCCGCCAGCGAGGCTCACCCGATCACAGAGGTTGGCGAACGCTTGCGCGCTATGATGCCATGGATCAAGAGCTGA
- the pssA gene encoding CDP-diacylglycerol--serine O-phosphatidyltransferase, giving the protein MNKKITRKVKNTVAAHREKRQLNIEAGERGRGVYLLPNLFTTAALFAGFYAVVASMDGNFEKAAFAIFVAMLLDGMDGRVARMTSTETQFGKEYDSLSDMVSFGIAPALVMYQWGIDHLVSLSGFWSKAGWIVAFTYCVCAALRLARFNTNIGKVDKRYFEGLPSPSAAGVVAGLILFDHSFDFDPSYTSFPALIITFFAGALMVSNIKYRSFKDLNLKGKVPFHILLLVPLILGLLFIDPHRTLFISFFAYAISGPVGLVMRRIRGEQTENIIPDDIEDPRVVPANYLEEE; this is encoded by the coding sequence ATGAACAAAAAAATTACCCGGAAAGTAAAAAACACGGTAGCCGCCCATCGTGAAAAACGCCAATTGAATATCGAGGCTGGCGAACGGGGGCGCGGGGTTTATCTATTGCCTAATCTATTCACCACAGCCGCTTTGTTTGCGGGGTTCTATGCGGTGGTTGCCTCCATGGACGGCAATTTTGAAAAAGCCGCTTTCGCCATTTTTGTGGCCATGTTACTCGATGGTATGGATGGCCGGGTCGCGCGCATGACCAGCACCGAAACGCAATTCGGCAAAGAATACGATTCTTTATCCGACATGGTCTCATTCGGCATTGCTCCGGCGCTGGTGATGTATCAATGGGGCATTGACCACCTGGTTTCATTGAGTGGCTTCTGGAGTAAGGCCGGCTGGATCGTGGCTTTTACCTATTGCGTGTGTGCGGCATTGCGATTGGCGCGATTTAACACCAATATCGGTAAAGTGGATAAACGCTATTTTGAGGGTTTGCCCAGCCCGTCAGCAGCCGGGGTGGTAGCGGGCCTAATTCTGTTTGATCATTCATTCGATTTCGACCCGAGCTACACCAGCTTCCCGGCGTTGATCATCACTTTTTTTGCCGGCGCTTTAATGGTCAGTAATATCAAATATCGCAGTTTTAAAGATTTAAATCTTAAAGGCAAAGTGCCATTTCACATTTTATTGCTGGTGCCTTTGATTCTTGGTCTATTGTTCATTGATCCACACAGGACTCTGTTTATCTCATTCTTTGCCTATGCCATTTCGGGACCAGTCGGACTGGTGATGCGACGCATTCGTGGTGAACAAACTGAAAATATAATTCCGGACGACATTGAAGACCCGCGCGTGGTGCCTGCCAACTATCTTGAAGAAGAATAA
- a CDS encoding uracil-DNA glycosylase, producing MPLSERQKQYLDLMGIPVYTERAEEEKQDFELPPQVKSSQKKSPGKSDDNLSPVNDSQAREAPTVTPAETETSVSVHEILKRSDLPQEWSGLIDHVSNCERCDLHKTRTQTVFGVGDSNADWMIIGEAPGIEEDKQGEPFVGQAGQLLTVILESIGLGRDKVYIANTLKCRPPGNRDPKKSEAAQCRAYLEQQIALVDPKIIICVGRIASQNVLQVEDPISRMRGKPHSIQHPVKLEKDIPVIVTYHPAYLLRSPSQKRKVWDDLKLAFSVLKA from the coding sequence ATGCCATTATCTGAAAGACAAAAACAGTATTTGGACTTGATGGGTATACCGGTCTATACAGAAAGAGCCGAAGAAGAAAAACAGGACTTTGAGCTTCCACCGCAAGTAAAGTCAAGTCAAAAAAAATCCCCGGGTAAATCAGATGACAATCTATCGCCGGTCAATGATTCTCAAGCTCGCGAGGCGCCAACTGTTACACCAGCCGAAACTGAAACGTCGGTTTCAGTGCATGAAATTTTAAAGCGCAGTGACTTGCCCCAGGAGTGGTCAGGCTTGATCGATCATGTCAGCAATTGTGAACGCTGCGATTTGCACAAAACCCGTACCCAAACGGTATTTGGCGTAGGTGACAGCAATGCCGACTGGATGATCATCGGGGAAGCACCCGGTATCGAAGAAGACAAACAAGGTGAGCCATTTGTCGGTCAAGCTGGGCAACTCTTAACTGTTATTCTGGAGTCCATTGGCTTGGGGCGAGATAAGGTTTATATCGCCAACACCTTGAAATGCCGGCCGCCTGGTAATCGTGATCCAAAAAAATCCGAAGCGGCTCAGTGTCGAGCATATCTGGAACAGCAGATTGCCCTGGTTGACCCAAAGATCATTATTTGCGTGGGGCGTATTGCCAGTCAAAATGTTTTGCAAGTCGAGGATCCTATTTCCCGCATGCGGGGTAAACCGCACAGTATTCAGCATCCTGTCAAACTTGAGAAAGATATTCCGGTCATTGTGACGTACCATCCGGCCTACTTGTTAAGAAGTCCGAGTCAGAAACGCAAAGTATGGGACGATCTGAAACTTGCATTTTCAGTATTAAAAGCCTGA
- the rimI gene encoding ribosomal protein S18-alanine N-acetyltransferase, translating to MPVSLRRMQESDLDQVLAIETQSYPVPWTRGIFSDCLKVGYPAWVLLDGETIIGYILISVGANEAHLLNICIAPAQRRKGLARKLLSDMINLLQEKHVDTLFLEVRVSSKPAIALYEAMGFEQIGLRKDYYKTQSGKEDAVTYKMDLS from the coding sequence ATGCCCGTTAGCTTACGCAGGATGCAGGAAAGCGATCTCGATCAGGTGCTTGCAATTGAGACTCAAAGCTATCCGGTACCCTGGACCCGCGGCATTTTTTCCGATTGTTTGAAAGTCGGCTATCCGGCCTGGGTGCTGTTGGATGGCGAAACCATCATCGGTTATATACTCATCTCGGTTGGCGCCAATGAAGCCCATCTTTTGAATATCTGTATCGCGCCCGCTCAGCGTCGTAAAGGTTTGGCCAGAAAGTTGTTGTCCGACATGATAAATTTATTGCAAGAAAAACATGTCGATACTTTGTTTTTAGAGGTGCGTGTTAGCAGTAAACCGGCCATTGCCTTGTATGAGGCTATGGGCTTTGAGCAAATTGGTCTAAGAAAAGATTATTACAAGACTCAAAGCGGGAAAGAAGATGCAGTGACGTATAAGATGGATTTATCTTGA
- a CDS encoding aminotransferase class III-fold pyridoxal phosphate-dependent enzyme, producing the protein MGDYSTSKIYDQHAAEILSDLYGIQALASPVHGEIDFNFCIEIDGRAKYLLKISRAGVDKDYLDLQNQILLTLSQDPELNASQVVKDVNGQAISEFTDENEQIRYVRLLTWIEGRLWHTVNPQLDALRYELGYKSGLITKTLLDFDHPKAHRELDWDVAQSLWTKEHTDLFSGEEKRIIESFIGRFETVQKSYQGLRKSVVHNDVNEGNIVVSLDVLKPQVLSIFDFGDALHTQVINDVAIACSYAIKDFPDPLAAALPLLKGYHHAFALQEQELDYLYLLIAMRLIVSITKAAINRVAEPENEYLQVSKQTAIDLLLKWDAIDQEFATYRFRDACGFSAHPDQARFVEWAKQSKFSLSDLYPTVLRNQIHPLELNVASTWLGHVTDFNDLELFDFKIHKLQKQHPDKIIAGGYLEPRALYIAPEYDSVGNSGRRSRTVHLGVDYWLPAYTSVHAVLDGEVVAAVDNSGDKQYGGLLILKHTIEDQHGEFSFFSLYGHLTVSSATQHTIGDQIKQGECIARLGSYPENGNWSPHLHFQLMLSMLDYVNDFAGVAYPEEVGVWASICPDPNLLFKCDGLEPNQKTNQELLEFRQQHLGKGLSLSYKTPLNIVRGAAQYLIDDQGRKFLDTVNNVAHVGHEHPDVVKAGQQQMAVLNTNSRYLHPNINELASELLETLPDELCVVHFVNSGSEANELAIRMLKTATGRQDILVSEVGYHGNTNAAINISSYKFDGKGGSGAPQYTHVFPLPDAFRGKYRGDNSGFRYAYEVETCISHVHAEGRHVAGMIIEPIISCGGQIVPPEGFLQQAFTYVREAGGYCVADEVQVGCGRVGKHFWGFELHDVIPDIVTIGKPLGNGHPVAAVVCTREIADKFANGMEYFNTFGGNPVSCAIASEVLRVVKRENLQTHANTIGALLKQKLQILSKQFPIIGDVRGEGLFLGFELVDAALKPLPLQTDYLINRMKAHSILMSSDGPDHNVIKIKPPLVFSEKDVDELLDTLEKVFSEDVLQVY; encoded by the coding sequence ATGGGCGACTATTCCACCAGCAAAATATACGATCAACATGCGGCTGAGATTCTTTCGGATCTCTACGGCATTCAGGCGCTTGCAAGTCCGGTGCACGGTGAAATTGATTTCAATTTTTGCATCGAGATAGATGGACGGGCAAAATATTTATTAAAAATTTCACGAGCCGGCGTTGATAAAGACTATCTTGATCTGCAAAATCAAATATTGCTCACACTCAGTCAAGACCCGGAATTGAACGCGTCGCAAGTAGTTAAGGATGTGAACGGTCAAGCGATTTCAGAGTTTACCGATGAGAATGAACAAATTCGCTACGTCCGGCTGCTTACCTGGATTGAAGGTCGTTTGTGGCATACGGTCAATCCTCAACTCGATGCACTCAGGTATGAGCTCGGATACAAGTCCGGATTGATCACTAAAACCCTGTTGGATTTTGATCATCCAAAGGCGCACAGGGAACTGGATTGGGATGTGGCCCAGTCACTCTGGACAAAAGAGCATACGGATTTATTTTCCGGCGAAGAGAAGCGCATTATTGAAAGTTTCATCGGTCGGTTTGAAACGGTGCAAAAGTCCTATCAGGGCTTGCGAAAGTCTGTGGTGCACAATGATGTGAATGAGGGCAATATTGTTGTGAGTCTGGATGTCCTCAAGCCACAGGTTTTGTCAATATTTGATTTTGGCGATGCGCTGCATACCCAGGTGATTAACGATGTGGCTATCGCTTGCTCTTACGCCATTAAAGACTTTCCGGATCCACTCGCGGCTGCTTTGCCACTGCTTAAGGGCTATCATCACGCATTTGCCTTACAGGAACAAGAATTAGACTATTTATATCTGTTGATTGCCATGCGCTTGATCGTGTCGATCACCAAGGCCGCAATCAATCGTGTGGCGGAACCCGAGAATGAGTATTTGCAGGTTAGTAAACAAACGGCAATTGATTTGCTTTTAAAGTGGGATGCGATTGACCAGGAATTTGCGACTTACCGTTTTCGCGATGCCTGTGGATTTTCTGCTCATCCTGATCAAGCACGGTTTGTTGAATGGGCGAAACAATCAAAATTCTCTTTATCGGACCTGTATCCAACAGTGTTACGCAATCAAATACATCCCCTGGAACTCAATGTGGCCAGCACTTGGTTGGGTCACGTTACAGACTTCAATGATCTGGAGCTGTTTGATTTCAAAATACATAAATTACAAAAACAACATCCAGACAAAATCATTGCAGGCGGTTACCTTGAGCCGCGTGCTCTATACATCGCGCCAGAATACGACAGTGTGGGTAACAGCGGGCGGCGTAGTCGTACTGTGCATCTGGGGGTGGATTATTGGTTGCCTGCTTACACATCGGTGCATGCCGTTCTGGATGGTGAAGTCGTTGCAGCGGTGGATAATTCGGGCGATAAGCAATATGGCGGATTGCTTATTCTGAAACACACGATCGAAGACCAGCATGGCGAGTTCAGTTTTTTTTCCTTGTATGGTCATCTAACAGTTTCATCCGCCACCCAGCACACGATCGGTGACCAGATCAAACAGGGCGAATGCATCGCGCGCCTGGGTTCTTATCCGGAAAATGGCAACTGGTCTCCACATCTGCATTTTCAGTTAATGTTAAGTATGCTGGACTATGTTAACGATTTTGCCGGTGTTGCTTATCCGGAGGAAGTCGGGGTCTGGGCGAGTATTTGTCCTGACCCGAATTTGCTTTTCAAATGTGACGGGCTTGAGCCAAATCAAAAAACAAATCAGGAATTGCTTGAGTTTAGACAACAACATCTGGGCAAAGGCTTGAGTCTGTCTTATAAGACGCCACTGAACATTGTACGTGGAGCTGCTCAGTATCTGATTGATGATCAGGGCCGCAAATTTCTGGATACGGTGAATAACGTTGCACACGTCGGACACGAACACCCGGATGTGGTCAAGGCCGGTCAACAACAAATGGCGGTACTCAATACCAATTCACGTTATTTGCACCCAAACATCAATGAGCTGGCCAGTGAGTTACTTGAGACCTTACCCGATGAATTATGTGTGGTGCATTTTGTGAATTCAGGCAGCGAGGCCAATGAACTGGCCATACGGATGTTGAAAACTGCAACCGGACGTCAAGACATCCTTGTTTCAGAAGTTGGATATCACGGGAACACGAATGCCGCCATCAATATCAGTTCCTATAAGTTTGACGGAAAGGGTGGCAGTGGCGCGCCGCAATATACCCATGTATTCCCGTTGCCGGATGCGTTTCGTGGCAAGTATCGCGGTGACAACAGCGGTTTTCGCTATGCCTATGAGGTAGAAACCTGTATTTCGCATGTGCATGCCGAGGGACGTCATGTAGCTGGCATGATAATTGAACCGATCATCAGTTGTGGCGGTCAGATCGTGCCTCCGGAGGGCTTTTTGCAACAGGCTTTTACTTATGTACGAGAAGCGGGTGGCTATTGCGTGGCGGATGAAGTGCAAGTTGGTTGCGGTCGCGTGGGTAAACATTTCTGGGGTTTTGAGTTGCACGATGTGATCCCGGATATCGTCACCATTGGCAAGCCTTTGGGTAATGGGCATCCGGTTGCCGCGGTTGTTTGTACCCGGGAGATAGCCGACAAGTTTGCCAATGGCATGGAATACTTTAATACTTTTGGCGGCAATCCGGTTTCATGTGCCATCGCCAGCGAAGTCTTGCGTGTGGTCAAGCGTGAGAATTTACAAACGCACGCAAATACTATCGGCGCATTGCTTAAACAGAAGTTGCAAATCCTTTCTAAACAATTTCCAATCATTGGTGATGTGCGTGGCGAAGGACTGTTTTTAGGCTTTGAGCTGGTTGATGCAGCGTTAAAGCCCTTGCCTTTACAAACCGATTACCTGATCAATCGCATGAAAGCCCATAGTATATTAATGAGCAGCGATGGACCGGATCATAATGTCATCAAAATTAAACCGCCACTGGTGTTCTCTGAAAAAGATGTTGATGAACTGCTGGATACCCTGGAAAAAGTTTTCAGTGAAGATGTTTTGCAGGTTTATTAA
- a CDS encoding Re/Si-specific NAD(P)(+) transhydrogenase subunit alpha, with protein MSLKIGVVRESQAGENRVALDPASIVRFCKKHSARINLQKDAGLRSFFPDALYSDATIIEQTDELVSSSDIVVMVQAPDDDLLAALKPGQIIIGFMDPYRNKELVLKLQQQGITSVAMELVPRISRAQSMDALSSQASLAGYKCAIQAAQLTPGFFPMLTTAAGTIRPAKVLVIGAGVAGLQAIATAKRLGAMVEAYDIRPDAREQVESLGAKMIDTGVNAVGEGGYARALTQAEKQQQSSVLAEHLTQVNAVITTAAIPGREAPKIISSDMVANMQAGSVIVDMAAETGGNCEMTKAGENYQTPNGVTIAGPVNIPSTAPKHASEMYAKNILNLIELMLVDGELQPDWEDEVLAGACLTREGQVTHAGVKQAQDL; from the coding sequence GTGAGTTTAAAAATAGGTGTTGTTCGCGAGTCACAAGCCGGTGAAAATCGTGTTGCACTTGACCCTGCTTCAATCGTACGCTTTTGCAAAAAGCATTCGGCTCGGATCAATCTGCAAAAAGATGCCGGTTTGCGTTCATTCTTTCCGGATGCCCTATACAGTGACGCGACCATCATTGAGCAAACTGACGAACTTGTTAGCAGCAGTGATATTGTGGTTATGGTACAGGCGCCAGATGATGATCTGCTCGCTGCCTTAAAACCTGGCCAGATAATCATCGGTTTTATGGATCCATACCGAAATAAAGAATTGGTACTAAAGCTGCAACAGCAAGGCATTACCAGTGTTGCCATGGAACTTGTCCCGCGCATCTCCCGCGCCCAGTCCATGGATGCCTTGTCGTCACAAGCCAGTCTTGCCGGTTACAAGTGTGCTATACAAGCCGCGCAACTCACGCCCGGGTTTTTCCCCATGCTGACTACGGCCGCCGGCACTATTCGTCCGGCCAAGGTTTTGGTGATCGGAGCTGGCGTTGCAGGCTTACAGGCCATTGCTACCGCGAAGCGTTTGGGTGCGATGGTTGAGGCCTACGACATTCGTCCGGATGCGCGTGAGCAGGTTGAGTCTCTGGGCGCCAAAATGATCGACACCGGCGTGAATGCGGTCGGTGAGGGCGGTTATGCCCGTGCACTCACTCAAGCAGAGAAACAACAACAGTCGTCGGTGTTGGCAGAGCATCTGACACAGGTTAATGCCGTGATCACAACGGCCGCCATACCCGGACGAGAGGCGCCTAAGATTATTTCATCTGACATGGTTGCCAATATGCAAGCCGGCAGTGTGATCGTGGATATGGCCGCTGAAACGGGTGGAAATTGCGAAATGACCAAAGCGGGCGAGAACTACCAGACACCAAACGGTGTCACCATCGCCGGTCCGGTCAATATCCCGTCTACTGCACCCAAGCACGCCAGTGAAATGTACGCAAAAAATATTCTTAACCTCATCGAACTGATGCTGGTTGATGGGGAATTGCAACCAGATTGGGAAGACGAAGTATTGGCCGGGGCATGTTTAACCCGGGAAGGCCAAGTTACGCATGCCGGGGTTAAACAAGCGCAGGATTTATAA
- a CDS encoding NAD(P) transhydrogenase subunit alpha: MIEGFTAIYIFMLAAIAGYEVISKVPVILHTPLMSGSNFIHGIVVVGAIIALISASNLTEQIIGFIGVLMAAGNAAGGYVATDRMLEMFKSSDG, from the coding sequence GTGATTGAAGGCTTTACCGCGATATATATTTTTATGCTGGCAGCTATTGCCGGGTATGAGGTTATTTCCAAAGTGCCGGTAATTTTGCATACGCCACTAATGTCAGGTTCCAATTTTATTCACGGAATTGTCGTGGTCGGAGCGATCATCGCGTTGATATCGGCGAGCAACCTGACCGAACAGATCATCGGTTTCATCGGTGTGCTCATGGCTGCCGGTAATGCCGCGGGAGGTTATGTCGCAACAGATAGAATGTTGGAAATGTTCAAGAGTTCTGACGGCTGA
- a CDS encoding NAD(P)(+) transhydrogenase (Re/Si-specific) subunit beta, with protein MLSTTIQIVYFIAAILFILGLKAMSSPVTARKGMIWAGVGMLIATFVTFLPDTLRLIDLEGERASLLATNISLAVIAVVIGSWIAYVSAKKVAMTDMPQMVALYNGLGGGAAACIAAIALLQGHATNTVTQVLAVLGALIGAVAFSGSIIAFAKLQGLIWKSWQFKGVQIINLVVFVVSLLLAIYLSSQVHTDGSHEISATYTLAIIAFFVVALIFGITIAMPIGGADMPVVISLFNALTGLAVGLEGFVLQNAAMMIAGTVVGSAGSLLTKLMADAMNRKVGAILFKKFGVADGEPAGEVKGSMKATDATDTAINMAYASKVIIIPGYGMAVAQAQHKVWELAELLRQRDVDVRFAIHPVAGRMPGHMNVLLAEAGVPYDLIEDLEDINAEFSTTDIALVIGANDVVNPIARTDPSSPIFGMPILSADEARNTVVVKRGKGKGFSGIENHLFYADNTRMLYGDAKDAINQVIQSLKEL; from the coding sequence ATGCTTTCGACAACCATACAAATCGTTTATTTCATCGCGGCTATACTTTTTATTCTCGGTCTCAAAGCCATGTCGTCACCGGTCACGGCGCGCAAGGGCATGATCTGGGCCGGGGTTGGAATGCTGATTGCGACTTTTGTTACTTTTTTGCCCGATACCCTGCGCCTGATCGATCTGGAAGGTGAACGGGCATCCTTGCTGGCAACCAATATTTCTTTAGCGGTCATTGCTGTAGTTATAGGTTCCTGGATAGCCTATGTCTCGGCCAAAAAAGTGGCCATGACTGATATGCCACAAATGGTGGCCTTGTATAACGGCCTCGGCGGTGGTGCGGCGGCCTGTATCGCTGCGATTGCTTTATTGCAGGGTCATGCAACGAATACAGTGACCCAGGTCTTGGCGGTGTTGGGTGCGCTGATCGGGGCAGTGGCATTTTCCGGTTCAATTATTGCCTTTGCCAAGTTACAAGGATTGATCTGGAAAAGCTGGCAGTTCAAGGGTGTGCAAATTATTAATCTGGTGGTATTTGTTGTTTCATTATTATTGGCCATTTATTTAAGCAGCCAGGTACACACCGATGGGTCACATGAGATCAGTGCAACTTACACCCTTGCCATTATTGCGTTTTTTGTTGTTGCCTTGATCTTTGGCATCACCATTGCCATGCCGATCGGTGGTGCAGATATGCCAGTGGTCATCTCCTTGTTCAATGCTTTAACTGGTCTGGCGGTAGGCTTGGAAGGATTCGTGTTACAAAATGCCGCCATGATGATCGCCGGGACCGTCGTTGGTTCGGCGGGTAGCCTGTTAACCAAACTGATGGCCGATGCGATGAATCGTAAGGTCGGAGCCATTTTGTTTAAAAAATTCGGTGTGGCGGATGGAGAGCCTGCGGGTGAGGTGAAAGGCAGTATGAAGGCCACCGATGCCACGGACACCGCCATCAATATGGCCTATGCAAGCAAAGTCATTATTATCCCGGGATATGGCATGGCCGTGGCTCAAGCTCAACACAAGGTTTGGGAACTGGCGGAATTATTACGCCAGCGAGATGTGGATGTGCGTTTTGCGATTCATCCGGTTGCAGGCCGCATGCCCGGACATATGAATGTCTTGTTGGCGGAAGCCGGGGTTCCTTATGATCTGATAGAAGACCTGGAAGACATCAATGCCGAATTCAGCACCACCGATATTGCTTTGGTGATTGGAGCGAATGATGTGGTTAACCCGATTGCGCGTACCGACCCAAGTAGCCCGATCTTCGGTATGCCAATATTGAGTGCCGATGAAGCGCGAAATACCGTTGTGGTTAAACGTGGCAAGGGCAAGGGATTCTCCGGGATTGAAAATCATTTGTTTTATGCGGATAACACGCGCATGCTCTATGGTGACGCCAAAGACGCCATTAATCAGGTGATACAGTCACTCAAAGAGTTGTAA
- a CDS encoding peptide chain release factor 3: MSELQKQINKRRTFAIISHPDAGKTTLTEKLLLFGRAIQLAGTVKGRKAARHATSDWMALEQQRGISVTSSVMQFPYKNRVVNLLDTPGHEDFSEDTYRTLTAVDSALMVIDCAKGVEQRTIKLMEVCRLRTTPIMTFINKLDREGRDPIELLDEVESVLDIKCAPITWPIGMGKRLKGIYHRLQDKIYLYQAEKGGKVGSNKIIDSLHSQEAKDALGDMYAEVCEELELIEGASDEFDRELYLQGLQTPVFFGSAINNFGVEELLSCFVDFAPTPMPRKAEEREVQANETKLTGFVFKVQANMDPKHHDRIAFMRLCSGEYSRGMKVKHVRLGRDIKIPDAVTFLASDRKNTENAYAGDIIGVHNHGTINIGDTFTQGEELHFTGIPNFAPEIFRRAVLRDPLRMKALQKGLSQLSQEGATQLFMPLKNNDLILGAVGILQFDVVAYRLQHEYNVTCTFEAVNVATARWVECEDEKIFEKFKTKNHQNLALDHGDALVYVAPSRVNLQLAQERHPEVLFRETREFQR, encoded by the coding sequence ATGTCCGAACTTCAAAAGCAGATCAACAAACGGCGTACATTTGCGATCATCTCGCATCCGGATGCCGGTAAAACAACCCTGACAGAGAAGTTGTTATTGTTTGGTCGCGCCATACAGTTAGCTGGAACCGTAAAAGGGCGTAAAGCTGCCCGTCATGCAACTTCAGACTGGATGGCACTGGAACAGCAACGGGGTATTTCGGTGACTTCTTCAGTCATGCAGTTTCCGTACAAAAACCGGGTTGTAAATCTTCTGGATACGCCGGGTCACGAAGACTTTTCCGAAGATACCTACCGCACCTTGACCGCAGTTGACTCTGCATTGATGGTGATCGATTGTGCTAAAGGGGTTGAGCAACGCACCATCAAGCTCATGGAAGTATGTCGTTTGCGCACCACACCGATCATGACTTTTATTAATAAACTTGATCGTGAAGGGCGTGACCCGATCGAATTGCTGGACGAAGTTGAATCCGTTTTGGATATCAAATGCGCCCCGATCACCTGGCCGATCGGAATGGGCAAACGTCTCAAGGGAATTTATCATCGCCTGCAAGACAAGATCTATTTATATCAAGCGGAGAAAGGTGGCAAGGTCGGTAGCAATAAAATTATTGACAGCCTGCATTCCCAGGAGGCTAAAGACGCACTGGGTGATATGTACGCCGAAGTGTGTGAAGAGCTCGAGTTGATCGAAGGTGCCAGTGACGAGTTTGATCGAGAGTTGTATTTGCAAGGGCTGCAAACCCCGGTTTTTTTTGGGTCTGCGATAAATAATTTCGGGGTGGAGGAATTGCTCAGCTGTTTTGTTGACTTTGCACCAACGCCAATGCCGCGTAAAGCGGAAGAACGTGAAGTGCAAGCGAATGAAACCAAATTAACAGGCTTTGTATTCAAGGTTCAGGCCAATATGGATCCCAAGCATCATGACCGTATTGCGTTTATGCGCTTGTGTTCGGGGGAATACAGTCGAGGCATGAAAGTGAAACATGTACGCCTGGGCAGAGATATCAAAATTCCCGACGCGGTGACTTTTTTGGCATCTGATCGAAAGAATACCGAGAACGCCTACGCCGGTGACATCATCGGAGTGCATAATCACGGCACTATAAATATTGGTGACACCTTCACCCAAGGTGAAGAATTGCACTTTACCGGTATCCCGAATTTTGCTCCCGAGATTTTTCGTCGGGCGGTCTTGCGTGATCCGTTGCGTATGAAGGCCTTGCAAAAAGGCTTGTCACAACTCAGTCAGGAAGGTGCGACCCAGTTATTCATGCCACTTAAAAACAATGATCTGATTTTGGGCGCTGTGGGTATATTGCAATTTGATGTGGTGGCTTACCGATTGCAACATGAATACAACGTTACCTGCACTTTTGAAGCTGTGAATGTGGCTACGGCACGCTGGGTAGAGTGCGAAGACGAAAAGATCTTTGAAAAATTTAAAACCAAAAACCATCAAAACCTGGCGCTAGATCATGGTGACGCACTGGTGTATGTGGCGCCAAGTCGAGTTAATTTGCAATTGGCTCAGGAGCGGCACCCTGAAGTTTTGTTCAGGGAAACCCGTGAATTTCAGCGTTAA